From the genome of Candidatus Binataceae bacterium:
CGATGTAGGTAAGCGCGGCGATCGGCTTGGTCTGTTTGGCAGCTTCTCCATTCATCCCAAGATCCTCCTTATCACGCGCAATCGCGGCACTTATGTGTAGTCGAAGGCGAGCGGCCAGCGCAATCGGCGCCGGTGCAGGGATTGGGTTGCGCTCGCGGGCCCGGGAATTGCGCGAGGGTGCTCCGCATTCGTGGCGTCGAAATCCCCCGCCTCCGCTGGGTCGTGGATCAAGCGAATGCGAGCACGACTTGCCCTTGCTCCCTGCTCGGCCGCAAGCGAAGACCAAGTGCCCGAGCTTGAGCTTGCAGCGCTAGCGGTAACCTGCTCCGCCGCCTGCGACCGTTCCGGCGCGGTCAAGCTTTGGAATTTCCTCCGCGACCCTCGATACGGCTCAAGGTAGCGGTGGTTTTTCGCTCGGTCGCCACCACTTCGATCTGCGCGCGGATGGAGGCCGCGAGCTGGCGGCGGGAAATTGGCTTAGCCAGAAAATCGCCAACCCCAAGACTCATGCTTTCCGCGCGCGACTCGATGTCGTCACGCGCGGTGATAAGAATGACCGGAATCTCGGCGGTAGCCGGGTCTTCCTTCAGTACCTTGCAGATTTGAAAACCGTCCATGTCGGGCATCATCAGGTCGAGCAGGATGACGTCGACTTCCTTCGCGCGCACCAGGCGCAAACATTCGTCCCCCGAATTCGCCTCGATCGGTTCAAACCCCTCGCTTAGGAGATAGCGGACCAGGATAGCGGCCGTA
Proteins encoded in this window:
- a CDS encoding response regulator, which translates into the protein MDQTNRPARILVVDDDRDTAAILVRYLLSEGFEPIEANSGDECLRLVRAKEVDVILLDLMMPDMDGFQICKVLKEDPATAEIPVILITARDDIESRAESMSLGVGDFLAKPISRRQLAASIRAQIEVVATERKTTATLSRIEGRGGNSKA